The sequence GCGCGGCTGCGCGAGCAGGAGGCGCTGCAGAATTTCCATGCAGGCGTGGCCATCATCGAAGGCCTCGTCGGTAATCCCTTTGCGCTGGCCCGGGAGAGCGCCCGATGAAGACGTCTTCCACCATCGTCGTGGCGATCGTGGCCGCCGCGCTCGGCGCCTACGGCTATTCCCTGCTCGCTGACAGCAAGCACGCGCACACCGAGCATGCTGAGCATTCCGAACACAAGAAGCCGAACGATCGCGTCGAGCAGGACGAGCACGGCGCCGACCGCATCCGCATCTCCGACGTCAAGCTGGCCGCGGCGGGCGTCACGCTGGCGGAAGCCGCAAGCGCGACACTGACCGACACGCTCGCCTTCAACGGCATCCTGCGCGCCAATCAGGAAGCCGTGGTGCAGGTCACGCCGCGCTTTCCGGGCATCGCCAAATCGATCCTGAAGCGGATCGGCGACAAGGTCGGCAAGGACGATCTGCTAGCCGCGATCGAGAGCAACCAAAGCCTCACCGTCTACGAACTGAAGGCGCCGATCGCCGGCACCATCATCGAGCGCCAGATCTCGCTCGGCGAATACGCCTCCGAGCAGAAGCCGGCCTTCGTCGTCGCCGACCTCTCCAGCATCTGGGTCGACCTGTCGATCTACCGGCAGGACCTCCGGCGCGTGCGCCTCAACGACGAGGTGCTGATCGATCCCGACGACGGCCGCGGCGAGATCAAGGGCAAGATCTCCTACATGGCGCCGATCGGATCGAGCGAGACCCAGACGGCGCTGGCGCGCGTGGTGCTGCCAAATCCGGACGGACGCCTGCGCCCCGGCCTGTTCGTCACGGCGCGGCTGATCCTCGCCGCGCGCGACGTCGCGGTCGCCGTGCGCCGAAGCGCGATCCAGACGCTGGAGAACAGGACCATCGTGTTCGTCCGCGAGGAGGGCGACAAGATCGAGGCGCGCCCGGTCGAGCTCGGGGATTCCGATCCGCGGTTCGTCGAGATCAAGGCTGGCCTTGCAGCCGGCGAGCACTATGTCGCGGAGAACAGCTTCGTCGTAAAGGCGGAGATGGGCAAGGGCGAGGCCGAGCATGATTGAGCGTCTCATCGCCGTCTCGCTGCAACAGCGCTGGCTGGTTCTCGTCCTCGCGCTCGGCGCCCTCGCCTTCGGCGCCTGGAATTTCCAGCGCCTTCCGATCGACGCCGTCCCCGACATCACCAACGTCCAGGTTCAGATCAACACGCGCGCGCCCGGCTATTCGCCGCTGGAGACCGAGCAGCGCATCACCTTCCCGGTCGAGACCGCGATGGGCGGCCTGCCGAAGCTCGACTACACGCGCTCGCTGTCGCGCTACGGCCTCAGCCAGGTGACGGTCGTGTTCAAGGATGGCACCGACATCTACTTCGCCCGACAGCTCGTCGGCGAACGCATCCAGCAGGTGAAGGACCAGCTGCCGGCCGGCGTCGAGGTCGCGATGGGCCCGGTCTCGACCGGGCTCGGCGAGATCTTCTTGTACACCGTCGAGGCCAAGGCCGGCGCCAAGACGCAAGGCGGCCACGACTATTCGCTGACCGATCTGCGCACCGTGCAGGACTGGATCATCCGGCCGCAGCTGCGCAACGTGCCGGGGGTGATCGAAGTCAACACCATCGGCGGTTTCGAGCGGCAATTCCACGTGCTGCCGGATCCCGGCAAGCTGATGGCCTACCGGCTCGGCTTTCGCGACGTCATGACGGCGCTCGCCGCCAACAATGCCAATGTCGGGGCCGGCTATATCGAGCGCAACGGCGAGCAATATCTGGTTCGCTCGCCGGGCCAGGTCGGCAATGTCAATGAGATCCAGGACATCGTGATCGGCTCGCGCGGCGGCAATCCCGTCAGGATCAGGGACGTCGCCACCGTGAAGGAAGGCCGCGATCTGCGCACGGGCGCGGCGACGTGGAACGGCGAGGAGACGGTGCTCGGCACCGCCATGCTGCTGATCGGCGAGAACAGCCGGAGCGTCGCCCGCCGCGTCGCGGACCGTCTCGAAGATATCGCCAAATCGCTGCCCGAGGGCGTCGTGACGCGGACCGTCTACGACCGCACCGATCTGGTCGAAGCCACCATCCGCACGGTCCGCAACAATCTGCTGGAAGGCGCCGCGCTGGTCGTGGCCGTGCTGTTCCTGATCCTCGGAAACATCCGCGCCGCGCTGGTCACGGCCTGCGTCATCCCCCTGTCCATGGCCATGACCATCACCGGCATGGTTGAGACCAAGGTCAGCGCCAATCTGATGAGTCTCGGCGCGATCGACTTCGGCATCATCGTCGACGGCGCCGTCATCATCGTCGAGAACTGCCTGCGCATGCTGGCCGCCGCCCAGCGCGAGAAAGGCCGGCTGCTCACGACCTCCGAACGGCTGGACGCGATCCTGCGCGGCTCCAGCGACGTCATCAAGCCGAGCCTGTTCGGAACGC comes from Bradyrhizobium sp. CCGE-LA001 and encodes:
- the ihpB gene encoding divalent metal ion exporter adaptor subunit IhpB, which translates into the protein MKTSSTIVVAIVAAALGAYGYSLLADSKHAHTEHAEHSEHKKPNDRVEQDEHGADRIRISDVKLAAAGVTLAEAASATLTDTLAFNGILRANQEAVVQVTPRFPGIAKSILKRIGDKVGKDDLLAAIESNQSLTVYELKAPIAGTIIERQISLGEYASEQKPAFVVADLSSIWVDLSIYRQDLRRVRLNDEVLIDPDDGRGEIKGKISYMAPIGSSETQTALARVVLPNPDGRLRPGLFVTARLILAARDVAVAVRRSAIQTLENRTIVFVREEGDKIEARPVELGDSDPRFVEIKAGLAAGEHYVAENSFVVKAEMGKGEAEHD